Proteins from one Streptomyces sp. 840.1 genomic window:
- a CDS encoding SWF or SNF family helicase, producing the protein MSKGYEPGAYEPDRYESDGYAADEYADTYDTYDGDDADTDTDERDEGAPSASAQERTFAALPPAHGRGFAESWWGLAWLKALEDTALDGQQLKKGRRLARDGGVGVVSVRPGRITAVVQDRDASAYRSDVLLQELSEEEWDRFLDVAVDRAGHIAALLDREMPPHLVEDAAAAGVELLPAIGDLDPECTCEAWDHCPHTAALCYQVARLLDQDPFVLLLMRGRGERRLLDELQVRITARATGHEPSGPANAPAAEPTGRGVRGVPAAEAHAAAGTLPPLPPPPPLPAQAGVSPSLDTETDPEPGVDPTALEMLATDSAARAHRMLADALAPGHELQPVPAALTPEQDAVRLAADARPEPWIATRLAAGSGRGPAGLRVAADAWRYGGAAALLVLDEQWTPDAASLAHARAQLATAWEEDEAPRLRAEHNRWTSADGTLQLRYGREGRWYPYRKESGRWAQAGPCDDDPAAALADASQTDADQPEAGRTDAGRTGADRTDAGRTGT; encoded by the coding sequence ATGAGCAAGGGATACGAGCCCGGCGCATACGAGCCGGACAGATACGAGTCGGACGGGTACGCCGCCGATGAATACGCCGACACGTACGACACCTATGACGGGGACGACGCCGACACCGACACCGACGAGCGGGACGAAGGGGCTCCCTCCGCGTCCGCGCAGGAACGCACCTTCGCCGCGCTGCCGCCCGCGCACGGCCGCGGTTTCGCGGAGTCCTGGTGGGGCCTGGCCTGGCTCAAGGCGCTGGAGGACACCGCACTGGACGGCCAGCAGCTCAAGAAGGGGCGGCGGCTCGCCCGTGACGGCGGGGTCGGTGTGGTGTCCGTGCGGCCCGGCCGGATCACCGCCGTGGTGCAGGACCGGGACGCGAGCGCGTACCGCAGCGATGTGCTGCTCCAGGAGTTGAGCGAGGAGGAGTGGGACCGGTTCCTGGACGTGGCGGTCGACCGGGCCGGGCACATCGCGGCCCTGCTCGACCGCGAGATGCCGCCGCACCTGGTCGAGGACGCGGCAGCGGCGGGCGTGGAACTGCTCCCGGCCATCGGCGACCTCGATCCGGAATGCACCTGCGAGGCCTGGGACCACTGCCCGCACACCGCCGCACTCTGCTACCAGGTAGCACGGCTGCTCGACCAGGACCCGTTCGTGCTGCTGCTGATGCGCGGACGCGGCGAGCGCCGGCTGCTCGACGAGCTCCAGGTGCGCATCACCGCCCGCGCCACGGGGCACGAACCGTCCGGGCCCGCCAACGCACCGGCGGCGGAACCCACCGGCCGGGGTGTACGCGGGGTCCCGGCGGCCGAGGCCCACGCGGCGGCCGGCACCCTCCCACCGCTGCCCCCTCCCCCGCCGCTTCCCGCCCAGGCCGGTGTCTCGCCCTCGCTGGACACGGAGACCGATCCGGAACCCGGCGTGGACCCGACGGCGCTGGAGATGCTGGCGACGGACAGCGCCGCACGCGCTCACCGGATGCTCGCGGACGCGCTGGCGCCCGGCCATGAACTCCAGCCCGTGCCCGCCGCGCTGACGCCGGAACAGGACGCGGTACGGCTGGCCGCCGACGCACGCCCCGAGCCGTGGATCGCGACCCGGCTGGCAGCCGGGTCGGGACGTGGACCGGCCGGTCTGCGGGTCGCGGCAGACGCCTGGCGGTACGGCGGCGCCGCGGCGCTCCTGGTCCTGGACGAGCAGTGGACACCGGACGCGGCATCACTGGCCCACGCCCGGGCCCAGCTGGCCACCGCATGGGAGGAGGACGAGGCTCCCCGGCTGCGGGCCGAGCACAACCGCTGGACATCGGCGGACGGCACGCTCCAGCTGCGCTACGGACGGGAGGGGCGCTGGTATCCGTACCGCAAGGAGAGCGGGCGTTGGGCGCAGGCCGGCCCCTGCGACGACGATCCGGCGGCAGCTCTGGCCGACGCGAGCCAGACGGACGCGGACCAGCCGGAAGCCGGCCGGACGGATGCGGGACGGACGGGCGCAGACCGGACCGACGCCGGTCGGACGGGGACCTGA
- a CDS encoding MMPL family transporter, whose protein sequence is MKPAPRHRIVRWLVPLALLVVWLGIGATLGPFAGKLGEVSTNDQAAFLPRSAESTKVSEAQKEFQRSGTVPAIVVWTSSRGPLPADARAASTRALASLAGVPGVVGKPSPALPAEDGQALSGVVQLGSDLGDALPGTLDRVREAADSVPGTEAGIAGPAASQADLKDAFAGIDGLLLGVALAAVLVILLLVYRSLLLPFLIIISSVLALGLACAIVYALADHGVVRVDGQVQGILSILVIGAATDYALLLTARFREELTRHGDRTAAAVAALRRSFGAITASAATVALGLLALLLSDLTNNRALGPVGAIGIVCAVLSTLTFLPAVLVLCGRAAYWPAKPRPADEAAGGHGIWRRVAARVDRTPRKVWISTCLVLVACAAFAPTLKAQGVPLDEIFVNDAPSVSAQATLGKHFPGGSGNPAVVVANSVRAAEVTAAARGTRGVARAAPVTASGRPDTGPPVVVDGRVRVDVTLKDAADSDAAKATIQRLRTAVHAVPGAEALVGGYTAQQYDTQRTAERDRGIIVPVVLVIILVILMGLLRSVLIPVLLVATVGLNFLATLGVSALVFKHAFGFSGTDASVPLYGFVFLVALGVDYNIFLMSRVREEALVHGARQGVLRGLVSTGGVITSAGVVLAATFAALIVIPLAFLAQIAFIVAFGVLLDTLVVRSLLAPALVVDIGPKAWWPSAVSRPAAKARGAAGVR, encoded by the coding sequence ATGAAGCCCGCACCGCGGCACCGCATCGTCCGCTGGCTGGTACCTCTGGCCCTGCTCGTCGTCTGGCTCGGCATCGGCGCGACGCTGGGCCCGTTCGCCGGGAAGCTGGGCGAGGTGTCCACGAACGATCAGGCCGCGTTCCTGCCGCGCAGCGCGGAGTCGACGAAGGTGTCCGAGGCGCAGAAGGAGTTCCAGCGGTCCGGGACCGTACCCGCGATCGTCGTCTGGACGAGCAGCAGGGGCCCGCTCCCGGCCGATGCGCGGGCCGCGTCCACCCGGGCTCTGGCCTCGCTGGCCGGCGTGCCGGGAGTCGTCGGAAAGCCGTCGCCCGCACTGCCCGCCGAGGACGGCCAGGCGCTCTCCGGCGTCGTGCAACTCGGCTCCGACCTCGGTGACGCACTGCCCGGCACGCTCGACCGAGTGCGTGAAGCGGCTGATTCGGTGCCGGGCACCGAGGCCGGGATCGCCGGACCCGCAGCAAGCCAGGCCGATCTGAAGGACGCCTTCGCCGGGATCGACGGGCTGCTGCTGGGCGTCGCGCTCGCCGCCGTCCTGGTGATCCTGCTTCTCGTCTACCGAAGCCTGCTGCTGCCGTTCCTGATCATCATCAGTTCGGTCCTCGCCCTCGGGCTCGCCTGCGCGATCGTCTACGCCCTCGCGGACCACGGTGTCGTGCGGGTGGACGGCCAGGTCCAGGGGATCCTGTCGATTCTGGTGATCGGCGCGGCCACCGACTACGCCCTGCTGCTTACCGCACGCTTCCGTGAGGAGCTCACCCGGCACGGCGACCGCACGGCAGCGGCCGTCGCCGCGCTGCGCCGCTCCTTCGGGGCCATCACCGCGAGCGCCGCAACCGTGGCTCTCGGCCTGCTGGCCCTGCTGTTGAGTGATCTGACGAACAACCGGGCGCTCGGCCCGGTGGGGGCGATCGGCATCGTCTGCGCGGTGCTGAGCACGCTGACCTTCCTGCCGGCCGTGCTGGTCCTGTGCGGCCGGGCCGCCTACTGGCCGGCGAAACCGCGCCCGGCAGACGAGGCGGCAGGGGGGCACGGCATCTGGCGACGGGTCGCGGCCCGGGTCGACCGCACCCCGCGCAAAGTCTGGATCTCCACCTGCCTGGTCCTCGTCGCCTGTGCGGCGTTCGCGCCCACGCTGAAGGCGCAGGGTGTGCCGCTGGACGAGATTTTCGTGAACGACGCCCCGTCCGTGTCCGCGCAAGCCACCTTGGGCAAGCACTTCCCGGGCGGATCGGGCAACCCGGCCGTGGTCGTCGCGAACAGCGTCCGCGCCGCCGAGGTGACCGCGGCGGCACGGGGGACGCGAGGCGTCGCCCGCGCCGCACCCGTGACCGCCTCCGGACGACCGGACACGGGACCGCCCGTCGTGGTCGACGGACGTGTCCGTGTCGACGTGACGCTGAAGGACGCCGCGGACAGTGATGCGGCCAAGGCGACGATCCAGCGTCTGCGCACGGCCGTGCACGCTGTCCCGGGCGCCGAGGCGCTCGTCGGGGGCTACACCGCGCAGCAGTACGACACCCAGCGGACGGCCGAGCGCGACCGCGGCATCATCGTGCCCGTGGTGCTGGTGATCATTCTGGTGATCCTGATGGGGCTGTTGCGATCCGTGCTGATCCCGGTCCTGCTCGTGGCCACGGTCGGTCTCAACTTCCTTGCGACCCTGGGCGTTTCGGCGCTGGTCTTCAAGCACGCCTTCGGGTTCAGCGGCACGGATGCCTCTGTACCGCTGTACGGGTTCGTCTTCCTGGTAGCCCTCGGGGTGGACTACAACATCTTCCTGATGTCACGTGTCCGGGAGGAGGCGCTGGTGCACGGGGCCCGGCAGGGTGTGCTCCGGGGGCTGGTCAGCACCGGCGGAGTGATCACATCGGCGGGAGTGGTGCTGGCCGCCACCTTCGCCGCGCTGATCGTCATTCCGCTGGCCTTCCTGGCGCAGATCGCGTTCATCGTGGCCTTCGGAGTGCTCCTGGACACCCTGGTGGTGCGTTCGCTTCTCGCGCCCGCACTGGTCGTTGACATCGGCCCGAAGGCCTGGTGGCCCAGTGCTGTCAGCCGCCCCGCTGCGAAGGCGCGGGGAGCCGCCGGCGTCCGGTGA
- a CDS encoding acyl-CoA desaturase: MPQAATTVAERTRDGAGSAGSVGSAGSDFAPLLRAVKGQGLLERRTGWYAAGIAANLLALGAVLTGMFLLGNTWWTLLLALPLAVFWSRTAFVGHDAGHAQISGDRRASRAIGLVHANLLLGMNEAWWNDKHVRHHANPNHVDKDPDVGVGALVWTQKQAAQREGFARWLTRNQARLFFPMLLLEGIALKISGFQYLRQQPARERVLSALLLVAHLGLYAALLLTVMSPGKAVVFALVHHALFGLHLGMAFAPNHKGMEMPDPDGDRWGHLQRQVLTSRNVRGAVLTDWFLGGLNYQIEHHLFPSMPRPHLRLAQPLVRAHCEALGMPYAETGLIESYRQALDHMHEVGAPLR, from the coding sequence ATGCCTCAGGCCGCAACCACCGTCGCGGAACGAACCCGTGACGGTGCCGGAAGTGCCGGAAGTGTCGGAAGTGCAGGAAGCGACTTCGCGCCACTGCTGCGGGCCGTCAAGGGGCAAGGACTCCTCGAACGCCGCACCGGTTGGTACGCGGCCGGCATCGCCGCCAACCTGCTCGCCCTGGGAGCCGTGCTCACGGGCATGTTCCTTCTCGGCAACACGTGGTGGACGCTGCTGCTCGCACTGCCCCTCGCCGTCTTCTGGTCCCGCACCGCGTTCGTCGGGCACGACGCCGGACACGCCCAGATATCCGGTGACCGCCGGGCGAGCCGGGCCATCGGCCTGGTGCACGCCAACCTGCTGCTCGGCATGAACGAAGCCTGGTGGAACGACAAGCACGTACGCCATCACGCCAACCCCAACCACGTGGACAAGGACCCGGACGTCGGTGTCGGCGCCCTCGTCTGGACCCAGAAGCAGGCCGCACAGCGCGAGGGCTTCGCCCGCTGGCTCACCCGTAACCAGGCCCGCCTGTTCTTCCCGATGCTGCTCCTGGAGGGCATCGCGCTGAAGATCTCCGGCTTCCAGTACCTGCGACAGCAGCCCGCCCGTGAGCGTGTCCTCTCCGCCCTGCTGCTCGTCGCCCACCTCGGTCTCTACGCCGCGCTGCTGCTCACGGTCATGTCTCCCGGCAAGGCGGTCGTCTTCGCCCTCGTGCACCACGCGCTCTTCGGGCTGCACCTGGGCATGGCCTTCGCCCCGAACCACAAGGGCATGGAGATGCCGGACCCGGACGGGGACCGTTGGGGACACCTGCAGCGTCAGGTCCTCACCTCACGCAACGTGCGGGGCGCCGTCCTCACCGACTGGTTCCTCGGCGGGCTCAACTACCAGATCGAGCACCACCTCTTCCCGAGCATGCCGCGCCCGCATCTGCGGCTGGCGCAGCCCCTGGTCAGGGCGCACTGCGAGGCTCTCGGCATGCCGTACGCGGAGACCGGACTCATCGAGTCCTACCGGCAGGCACTCGACCACATGCACGAGGTCGGCGCACCGCTCAGGTAA
- the tatA gene encoding Sec-independent protein translocase subunit TatA: MLRNGLEPWHLLIVAIVVVMLFGAKKLPDTARALGKSMRILKSEAKAMKEESPQ, encoded by the coding sequence ATGCTGCGCAACGGCCTCGAACCCTGGCACCTGCTGATCGTCGCGATCGTCGTAGTGATGCTGTTCGGCGCGAAGAAGCTGCCGGACACCGCCCGCGCCCTGGGCAAATCCATGCGGATCCTGAAGAGTGAGGCGAAGGCCATGAAGGAGGAATCGCCTCAGTGA
- a CDS encoding oxygenase MpaB family protein — protein sequence MKRYDRLRDIQRLDPEKDFLEIYRITATYEFPWDITRALELALYRTYAVPSIGRLLADTAELTSRSQKRYDDTALLLDAVVEHGFDSGPGRTAIRRINQMHRSYDISNDDMRYVLCTFVVTPKRWLDSYGWRRLSRHERSACAAYYRTLGAHMGIRELPHTYEDFERTLDAYEKEHFGWDEGAREVSDATLALMASWYPRPLARVARGASLALLDDSLLRAFRYQRPGPVTRGLTRGALRLRARAVRLLPPRTAPHHARQNPEIKGYPDGYEVSALGTYPTPGLGGCPVRHLRSPDAPAG from the coding sequence GTGAAGCGCTACGACCGGCTGAGGGACATTCAACGCCTGGATCCGGAGAAGGACTTCCTGGAGATCTACCGGATCACGGCCACCTACGAATTCCCCTGGGACATCACCCGCGCCCTTGAACTCGCTCTGTACCGAACGTATGCCGTCCCCAGCATCGGCCGACTGCTGGCCGATACGGCGGAACTGACGAGCCGTTCACAGAAGCGGTACGACGACACCGCGCTCCTCCTGGACGCCGTGGTCGAGCACGGCTTCGACAGCGGTCCGGGGCGTACGGCCATCCGTCGGATCAACCAGATGCACCGCAGCTACGACATCAGCAACGACGACATGCGCTATGTGCTGTGCACCTTCGTCGTCACCCCGAAGCGGTGGCTCGACAGCTATGGCTGGCGCCGGTTGTCCAGGCACGAGAGGTCGGCGTGCGCCGCCTACTACCGGACCCTGGGCGCGCACATGGGCATCAGGGAGCTGCCGCACACGTACGAGGACTTCGAGCGCACCCTCGACGCCTACGAGAAGGAGCACTTCGGCTGGGACGAGGGGGCGCGCGAGGTGTCGGACGCCACGCTGGCGCTGATGGCGTCCTGGTACCCGCGCCCCCTGGCCCGGGTGGCGCGCGGCGCGAGCCTCGCGCTCCTCGACGACTCGCTGCTGCGGGCCTTCCGCTACCAGCGTCCGGGACCGGTGACGCGTGGACTCACCCGGGGCGCCCTGCGATTGAGGGCCCGAGCGGTACGGCTGCTGCCGCCTCGCACCGCCCCGCACCACGCCCGCCAGAATCCCGAGATCAAGGGCTATCCGGATGGCTACGAGGTGTCCGCACTCGGCACGTACCCCACGCCGGGCCTGGGCGGCTGCCCGGTCCGGCACCTGCGTAGTCCGGACGCCCCAGCCGGGTGA
- a CDS encoding DEAD/DEAH box helicase, which translates to MHSLPAATLSEISALIGCSVVFLPADPSRTGRVAFWCPDGSSPPDAPGTVEGLTVTGPGAELYEVAARLLPVRDALPVLTRARASAGASASASFWGAAGLLALQFTARGLLLPGLSTTDQDAWRAGPLTADDQDRIRGLAASMPPSAHAVPLDATAEPLLLPEPEWLVRAFLDAVADGLPRTPAAALANGGPAFTADAPQRLADQRAWAADVAAGHDAGVRLSLRVEVSGLDRAGDGPEGQLSGPSFRVVPQIHSVSDPTLVTDAALIWTGSGPAAAALGPRARMDALLMLRRAARAWPPLTPLLSAAVPDAVEPADEEIAELLGPASRALAATGVQVHWPRELARKLTARAVIGPSDDEYGGAGSDGFQPAARTGSDPAPLLSADALLAFDWRFALGGLELSRAELDRLAEAGRPLVRLRDQWVLIDPDEARRARETQDRKVTPIDALGVVLTGSTELDGRRVEVRATGWLEALRQRLADPESRQAQEGQPALGQPAALTATLRDYQLRGLNWLHTMTSLGLGGCLADDMGLGKTITLIALHLHRQTIESAAGPTLVVCPTSLMGNWQREIEKFAPGTPVRRFHGGSRSLEDLADGEFVLTTYGTMRLDTPKLAATRWGMVVADEAQHVKNPYSATARQLRTIGAQARVALTGTPVENNLSELWAILDWTTPGLLGRLGTFRTRYARAAEEGSDPAAAERLGALVRPFLLRRRKSDPGIAPELPPKTETDRAVSLTAEQAGLYEAVVRETLAAISAADGMARRGLVVKLLTALKQICNHPAQYLKEDEPQIAGRSGKLELLDELLDTILAEGAAVLVFTQYVQMARLLELHLAARGVRTQFLHGGTPVAAREAMVNRFQAGEAPVFLLSLKAAGTGLNLTRAGHVVHFDRWWNPAVEAQATDRAYRIGQTQPVQVHRLIAEGTIEDRIAGMLARKQGLADAVLGSGESALTELGDAELADLVELRGGAR; encoded by the coding sequence GTGCACAGCCTCCCCGCAGCAACGCTCTCCGAGATCTCCGCACTCATCGGCTGTTCCGTGGTGTTCCTGCCCGCGGATCCCTCCCGGACCGGACGCGTCGCCTTCTGGTGCCCAGACGGTAGCAGCCCGCCCGATGCCCCGGGGACCGTCGAGGGGCTGACCGTGACCGGCCCCGGCGCCGAGTTGTACGAAGTGGCGGCGCGGCTGCTCCCCGTGCGGGACGCGCTGCCGGTGCTGACCCGCGCACGGGCCTCGGCCGGCGCCTCGGCGTCGGCCTCCTTCTGGGGTGCTGCCGGGCTGCTGGCCCTTCAGTTCACCGCGCGCGGGCTGCTGTTGCCGGGGCTGAGCACCACGGACCAGGACGCGTGGCGGGCCGGACCACTCACGGCCGATGACCAGGACCGCATCCGCGGCCTGGCCGCCTCCATGCCGCCAAGTGCCCATGCGGTACCGCTCGATGCGACGGCGGAACCGCTGTTGCTGCCCGAACCGGAGTGGCTGGTGCGGGCGTTCCTCGACGCGGTGGCCGACGGCCTGCCGCGCACACCCGCCGCGGCCCTCGCCAACGGTGGTCCGGCATTCACCGCGGACGCTCCGCAGCGGCTGGCGGACCAGCGGGCCTGGGCCGCCGACGTCGCGGCCGGGCACGACGCGGGCGTCCGGCTCTCGCTGCGCGTGGAGGTGTCCGGGCTCGACCGGGCCGGCGACGGGCCCGAGGGGCAGCTGTCCGGCCCCTCCTTCCGGGTGGTCCCGCAGATCCACAGCGTCAGCGACCCCACACTGGTCACCGATGCCGCCCTGATCTGGACCGGCAGCGGACCGGCCGCCGCGGCCCTCGGGCCGAGGGCCCGGATGGACGCCCTGCTGATGCTGCGCCGGGCCGCCCGCGCCTGGCCGCCCCTGACCCCGCTGCTGTCGGCGGCCGTGCCGGACGCCGTGGAACCGGCGGACGAGGAGATCGCGGAACTGCTCGGCCCCGCCTCACGCGCGCTCGCCGCGACGGGCGTGCAGGTGCACTGGCCAAGGGAGCTGGCCCGCAAGCTCACGGCGCGTGCGGTGATCGGTCCCTCCGACGACGAGTACGGCGGGGCCGGATCAGACGGTTTCCAGCCAGCCGCCCGTACCGGTTCCGACCCTGCACCGCTCCTGTCGGCGGACGCCCTGCTCGCGTTCGACTGGCGGTTCGCGCTCGGCGGCCTGGAGCTCAGCCGCGCCGAGCTCGACCGGCTGGCCGAGGCGGGCCGGCCGCTGGTGCGGCTGCGCGACCAGTGGGTGCTGATCGATCCCGACGAAGCGCGTCGCGCCCGGGAGACCCAGGACCGCAAGGTCACCCCGATCGACGCGCTCGGGGTGGTACTGACCGGCTCAACGGAGCTCGACGGACGACGGGTCGAGGTCCGGGCGACCGGCTGGCTGGAGGCGCTGCGCCAACGGCTCGCCGATCCGGAGTCCCGGCAGGCGCAGGAGGGGCAGCCGGCGCTCGGCCAGCCCGCCGCCCTCACCGCGACCTTGCGCGACTACCAGCTCCGTGGCCTGAACTGGCTGCACACGATGACCTCGCTCGGCCTCGGCGGCTGCCTCGCGGACGACATGGGGCTCGGCAAGACCATCACCCTGATCGCACTGCATCTGCACCGGCAGACCATCGAATCGGCCGCAGGCCCCACCCTGGTGGTCTGCCCGACCTCGCTGATGGGCAACTGGCAGCGGGAGATCGAGAAGTTCGCGCCCGGCACCCCGGTCCGCCGCTTCCACGGCGGCTCACGGAGCCTGGAGGACCTGGCGGACGGCGAGTTCGTCCTCACCACGTACGGGACGATGCGGCTGGACACTCCGAAGCTCGCAGCCACCCGGTGGGGCATGGTCGTCGCCGACGAGGCGCAGCACGTGAAGAACCCCTACTCGGCGACGGCCAGACAGCTGCGCACGATCGGCGCGCAGGCCCGGGTGGCCCTCACCGGCACCCCGGTGGAGAACAACCTCTCCGAGCTGTGGGCGATCCTCGACTGGACGACCCCCGGCCTGCTCGGCCGGCTCGGCACGTTCCGTACCCGCTACGCGCGAGCGGCCGAGGAGGGCAGCGACCCGGCGGCGGCCGAGCGCCTCGGCGCGCTGGTGCGTCCGTTCCTGCTGCGCCGGCGAAAGTCCGACCCGGGCATCGCTCCTGAGCTGCCGCCGAAGACCGAGACGGACCGCGCGGTCTCCCTGACGGCCGAGCAGGCGGGCCTGTACGAGGCAGTGGTGCGCGAGACCCTGGCGGCGATCTCCGCCGCCGATGGCATGGCGCGGCGGGGCCTGGTGGTGAAGCTGCTGACCGCGCTCAAACAGATCTGCAACCATCCGGCGCAGTACCTCAAGGAGGACGAGCCGCAGATCGCCGGCCGTTCGGGAAAGCTGGAGCTGCTCGACGAGCTCCTGGACACCATTCTCGCGGAGGGCGCGGCCGTCCTGGTGTTCACCCAGTACGTGCAGATGGCCCGGCTCCTCGAACTGCACCTGGCGGCGCGCGGGGTCCGCACCCAGTTCCTGCACGGCGGCACTCCGGTCGCCGCCCGCGAGGCGATGGTGAACCGTTTCCAGGCGGGCGAGGCCCCCGTCTTCCTGCTGTCGCTCAAGGCGGCCGGGACCGGCCTCAACCTCACCCGGGCGGGCCATGTGGTGCACTTCGACCGCTGGTGGAACCCGGCGGTCGAGGCCCAGGCGACCGACCGCGCGTACCGCATCGGCCAGACCCAGCCGGTGCAGGTCCACCGGCTGATCGCCGAGGGCACCATCGAGGACCGGATCGCCGGGATGCTGGCCCGTAAGCAGGGGCTCGCGGACGCGGTCCTCGGTTCCGGCGAGAGCGCCCTGACCGAACTCGGCGATGCGGAACTGGCCGACCTGGTCGAGCTGCGAGGGGGCGCACGATGA
- a CDS encoding TerD family protein, translated as MGVTLAKGGNVSLSKEAPGLTAVTVGLGWDVRTTTGADHDLDASALLCSDAGKVLSDLHFVFYNNLNSPDGSVQHTGDNLTGEGEGDDESINVDLAGVPADVAKIVFPVSIHDAQSRGQSFGQVRNAFIRVVNQAGGAELARYDLSEDASTETAMVFGELYRHGAEWKFRAVGQGYASGLAGIASDYGVNV; from the coding sequence ATGGGTGTGACCCTGGCCAAGGGCGGCAACGTCTCCTTGTCGAAGGAGGCGCCCGGCCTGACCGCGGTGACGGTCGGCCTGGGCTGGGACGTACGGACGACGACCGGCGCCGATCACGACCTAGACGCCAGCGCGCTGCTGTGCTCGGACGCGGGCAAGGTCCTCTCCGACCTCCACTTCGTCTTCTACAACAACCTCAACAGCCCGGACGGTTCGGTCCAGCACACCGGTGACAACCTGACGGGTGAGGGCGAGGGCGACGACGAGTCCATCAACGTGGACCTGGCGGGCGTCCCGGCGGATGTCGCGAAGATCGTCTTCCCCGTCTCCATCCACGACGCGCAGAGCCGGGGGCAGAGTTTCGGCCAGGTGCGCAACGCGTTCATCCGGGTGGTGAACCAGGCAGGCGGGGCGGAGCTCGCCCGCTACGACCTGAGCGAGGACGCGTCGACGGAGACAGCGATGGTGTTCGGCGAGCTGTACCGGCACGGGGCGGAGTGGAAGTTCCGCGCGGTCGGCCAGGGGTACGCCTCCGGCCTGGCCGGAATCGCGTCCGACTACGGCGTCAACGTCTGA
- a CDS encoding MarR family winged helix-turn-helix transcriptional regulator has protein sequence MRTAGRVPDRGMDDGPTGLQTFAVLLRRMNSEFNRIAHEFAQSQGLHPTDVQALIAILDAERTGTGAAMTPGRLREQLDLTSGAVTACLDRLERAGHIQRVRDNSDRRVVHLHYAAAAKAVARDFFMPLADSTDTARRQFDEAELTVVARFLDAMNDELAQLRKDGRQP, from the coding sequence ATGCGCACCGCAGGCAGAGTCCCGGACCGAGGCATGGACGACGGGCCCACCGGGCTCCAGACGTTCGCAGTGCTGTTGCGCCGGATGAACAGCGAGTTCAATCGCATCGCTCACGAGTTCGCCCAGTCCCAGGGGCTGCATCCCACGGATGTGCAGGCGCTCATCGCGATCCTCGACGCCGAGCGCACCGGGACGGGGGCGGCTATGACTCCGGGGAGGCTGCGCGAACAGCTCGACCTCACCTCGGGAGCGGTGACGGCGTGTCTGGACCGGCTGGAGCGCGCGGGACACATCCAGCGGGTCCGCGACAACAGCGACCGCCGGGTGGTGCATCTGCACTACGCGGCCGCGGCGAAGGCGGTGGCCCGCGACTTCTTCATGCCGCTGGCCGACAGCACGGACACGGCCAGGCGTCAGTTCGACGAGGCCGAGCTGACGGTCGTGGCCCGCTTCCTGGACGCCATGAACGACGAACTCGCCCAGTTGCGCAAGGACGGGCGGCAGCCCTGA
- a CDS encoding class I SAM-dependent methyltransferase produces the protein MADDRTHVQDFFTARAADWDTRFPDDGPAYAAAVSAMDLRTGDAVLDAGCGTGRALPALRSAVGPEGTVLGADLTAAMLEAAARAGRDSDGLLCQADAARLPLRTHALDAVFAAGLIAHLPQPEQNLAELARVVRPGGLLALFHPIGRAALAARHRRTLTDDDLRAEPNLAPLLTRSGWRLDTYTDETDRFLVLAEQMG, from the coding sequence ATGGCTGATGACCGCACGCACGTCCAGGACTTCTTCACCGCTCGCGCCGCGGACTGGGACACCCGCTTTCCCGACGACGGGCCGGCCTACGCCGCGGCGGTCTCCGCCATGGACCTGCGTACGGGCGATGCCGTACTCGACGCGGGCTGCGGTACGGGACGGGCGCTGCCCGCACTGCGGTCCGCGGTCGGTCCCGAAGGCACCGTGCTGGGTGCTGATCTCACCGCGGCCATGCTGGAGGCCGCTGCTCGCGCGGGCCGCGACAGTGACGGGCTGCTGTGCCAGGCCGACGCCGCCCGGCTGCCGTTGCGGACGCATGCGCTCGACGCCGTGTTCGCGGCCGGGCTGATCGCACATCTGCCGCAACCGGAACAAAACCTTGCCGAACTCGCGCGGGTGGTGCGGCCGGGCGGGCTGCTGGCACTGTTCCATCCCATCGGCAGGGCGGCACTGGCCGCACGGCACCGTCGAACGCTCACCGACGACGATCTGAGGGCAGAGCCCAATCTCGCCCCGCTGCTGACCCGTTCCGGCTGGCGGCTGGACACGTACACCGACGAGACGGACCGCTTTCTGGTACTGGCCGAACAGATGGGGTGA